The stretch of DNA tgacgtagaactacgtctttcattaagggtgccaaatcagaaaacaggtcacgtttttatgaaataaagttaacgttaataactatttttgccgctaacggattttgacgatttacacactaaacgaatcgaaaattccgtaagatttgtttattatgctatacattacaatcccatagtctgtacatggttaaaattaatgaaaacttaaggcgtttccattttcccatacattagttctgtccatttgtgtgcttccccgaacagagctgtcaataacgagcaacttatcgacgactaaCGGAGGGGGAAACGTAGGTTtttaagtctccgtgaacaaaggaaaagtagaagaatgaaggggaatacttgcctagagtataaacagtggacctcgtcgaggcaaactttcattcggcatcggactgttgagcaatccagttcactttgctttcgctgcgcttcgatctaagattggaccccaaaagtggtaatccaacttggacaTCGTCGTttagtttttctgttcgtttttcgcgttattcgtattgtgtttttctttccgcgtcataaattggacgcttcgcgtagtgtgtgatgagcacgaAGAAAGGGaaagcaggctcgagccctgcaaaaaacgaacgcatttccaggggcaataaaatttcgaggcaagcgtcatctaatgatgcacacgatgttggtgcagtgaaaagcgctcgcactgaaccgagccttcgcgagtgtgacaccgcatcgaacaacagcgaagtaggcgactttggcgcgtcggtcgaaaatgtaagcgccgttacccaggctgtaacaaaaatcaagctccccccactggtggtgaaggcggtcgcacttgacaaactcatcagcgaattcgcatcgatgggcagagtataagctgtgtggcataaatcagtctttttccaagccgTTAacgttgtttgttttccgtaatcataagggcttcgttggtgcctttgagaatgcatcaatgcattaaactgacgttatggcgaagcaggcgtttaggttgtgtgccaaaaaaatatttggggaataccaagcatcttgaatgtcttactggaattttataagttatttaggttcgcgtgccagtcgcaaaactgccttcaacgagaagaaggatcttacgccattcagtggcgtcgactttcggatttggtaaattaataaacacaaacgctattcgtacaagcgtcgcctctatactgtatactgtcaactgacatctgtattcaaagaaaagactctcggggcttaaatactagtttacaaaaataggcttaaactctacacagaatatttacaaattatgctgggcggagcatcgcaccagcagttagagtgggctgtgatggccttggtcagacgcgttcttcggagagagagagaaagcacttctttgtgggtcaaagtaaataggaaaagaaagtgctgaaacatgtgtgccggatgcgcgccacatgtttggttaaatttctgctgctagctaaactcgcagcggggcggaaggaagacaaactcgccgctgcccttggtgcgcgtcgagttatacaatcataaatagtaaacgaacccttgggccagattgctggctcgggtatcgtatcacattttatgtttatatcgcccagcgccctcggggtggtttattgccttagaggcctcgaatattgatgagttgggtttaagcgtgatcatattacaCCTTTCCCCTTTCGGAGAATGACGTAACATTGAGAAGTCATTCAAGTTAAATTAGGTGGAAAGATTCGTCTGACCTTACAATTTTagtgtttattcaatgtttgtgATATGTACATTTTTCGTGTATTCAGGTAAAAATTAAGTTTGTTTATAAAGATTATCCTTATAATATGATTATACGGATTGTCTTCGTTGGGTGTTCTATTTgcttataaatatatttatttttaatatttgtttaatatatacattttacatttgataATAACTGTCGGAAGGATTAACTGCTAACTAGGTATCCCTTTCCCCTTAGGGTGGGGTTGCTCATATGGTATTATTCTGTTTTTATGTACAGTCTGGACTTTATTGGTTTGATCATCTCTTATTGTTACGTTAGGGTGTTTAATGTCAATTATTATATATGGTCCTACGTATACTTTGTCTAATTTGGATCTGTTTTCGTTTGATAGAAATACTAGATCATTAATGGCTACTTTTGATGGTCTAGCCATGGTTTTCTGTGTCTCATTTCTGGCTTTTCTTACCTTATCAATTATTTCCCTAGCGGTATTTGATGCTATTTGTAGTTTATATTTAAGTTCTTTGTAATATAAATCCATGTTGTAAATTGGTTCTACATATGTGCTTGTTGTGAGGTTTTGTGGTAATTTAGCATTCGTTCCAAAAACTAACTCGAATGGAGTGTATGAGAAATCTGTGTGTGGTGTTGTGTTGTAGCAGAATGTGTAGTAAGGCAACCATTCATCCCAGTCACTCTGTGCTTGGTTGACGAATTGCCTTACGTACTCGTTAAGACAACGATGGTTCCTTTCCAGGCTTCCTATTGATTGAGGGTGATATGGAgtggaaaaattttgtttaagcTTCAGTAATGAAGCTATGTTTTCGAATAACTCGTTCTTATATTCAGTTCCTTGGTCTGTTTGGATGAGTTTTGGAATTCCATAGACCAGAATTAAGTTTTCTATGAAGGCTTTGGCTATGGTGGATGCTTGTTTGTCTATTGTGGGTTtaataatgatgtattttgttAAGTTGCATTGAATGGTCAGTGCGTATCGGTTTCCATTATTGGATCTGTTAAATGGTCCAATTGTGTCAATCGATACGCAGTCGAATGCTTTTTGGGGTGTTTTAATTTCGACGAAATTTTCGTTTGTTCGTATTGTGTGTTTATTTTGCTGGCATTTTATGCACTTCTTGATGTAGCTACTGATATCTTTTTTCATGCCACTCCAAGAATAGAGTCTGCTTAACTTTTTGTATAGTCTGGTGACTCCTGTATGTCCACCAGTGGGTGTATCgtgattgttttttataatttcgaacctttcgttttggctttctatcacacgcttgggtgtgtagagcactatttgcaagtctttgAGCGTGTCATTACAAATCTTCTTAAAGGTTTGCACGCtgcatatttggaaaattacgcttgataacgctagagctatcatgctaattttcaagtttttggccatattttcaactttcttTACTAGTTTTCCCAGGGATTCTTTTGTGTTGCttgcattttcaattattgtcgacgacttttcttcggttcttttttttattcattattgcgcatttcaaatttttgtttccgcTAGCGTTTGTTTCTTTATTCATTTCTAATGCGCGTCCGCATAGAAGTTTAGGTAGGTTTTGCCACTCTCGGGGTTCAATAGCCTCGTACGCTCTGAGCTGATCAGACTCAGTATCGTCGGGGTTTGAATTATTGTCTGTAATTTCTGTGTCGTTATTCGTTTCGTTTAGTTTTCTAGTCATTGCTCTGGTTTGTATACCCAGGACTTTTATAGTTTTAAGTGCCTCGGAATTAATTGCTATTCGTGATAGCGCATCTGCAGTCACATTTAGCTTACCTTGAACGtattttacatcaaaatggAATTCTTCAAGATCCAACCTCATTCTTGTGAGTTTTGATGAGGGatctttcattgaaaataaatatactaaCGGTCTGTGATCCGTTTTTACTGTGAATTTCCTCCCGTAGAGGTATGGTCTAAAGTACGTGattgcccagtgaattgctgtcAATTCCTGTTCAATTGTCGATTTATTGGCTTCACCTTTTGTGAAGGCTTTGCTTGCGTATGCAATGGGTAGTTCTATACCGTCGTTTTCTTGGGCTAAGACGGCGCCGCATGCTATTTTTGAAGCATCGGTTATTAGGGTGAATTCTTGTGTGAAATCGGGGAATTTGAGAACTTTTGGTGAGAtaagttcgtttttcaatttattgaatgcattttggcattcgggagaccaatcaaattttgcgttttttctgAGCAATTTGTTTAATGGGTACGCTATTTCTGCGAAATTTTGTATGAACCTCCGGTAATAGTTGCAAAAGGCAACAAAACGCCTCACTTCATCTGCTGATGATGGTGTGGGGTAGTTTGTTACCGCTGAAAACTTTGATTGGTCGGGCTGTATACCTGCCGCTGAAATGTTGTGACCTAGATATGTTACGTCTGGTCTGAAGAAGGagcattttttgggatttaattttaagttgtagttttgtaattgtttgaaaacgtTTTCCAAGTTAATAAGGTGATGGTTTATTGAGCAGCCGACGACGATGATGTCGTCGATGTAAAGGAATGCACATTCAGGTGGGAGTCCGCTAAGTGCTATGGACATCATTCTCTGAAAGCTATTTGGTGATATATTTAGACCGAATGGTAACCTATTGAATTCGTAGTGGCCGTTAGAGGTCGAAAATGCTGtgtacttttttgatttttcgtcaagttcgatttggtggaaacctgacattaaatctagggttgtaaaatatttggctctgCCCAAATGATCGAGGATTTCGTCGATTCTTGGTAGGGGGAATTTATCTGGGGttatctttttatttagttgtcgAAAGTCAACCACTAATCGCCATTTTTTATCTtgagtatttgatttctttgggACTAAGAGGATGGGAGAATTGTATGGTGAGGTGGAattttggattattttgttatttagcaTGTGGCTGATTTGGTtatttatttctgaaatttgtgCTTCCGGGGTTCGATAATTCTTTATGTAAACGGGTGTCTTGTCTTGAAGGTGAATGGTTTGCTTGTAGAAGTTGTTGGTTGTCAATATGTCGTCTTCTAGTGCAAAAATGTCGTTGTATTTAGTGCATAATTCTGTTAATTTCTCCTGGGCATGTTGGGGTGTATGATTCAAATTGAGTTCCTTAATCAGTTTCTCGTGTCTACCTTTTGGGTTTTCTCCTAATTCCGTTGTAATGTGATTTATGGTGTATTCTTTAAGGGGGATAGTGGTGGGGGCGAAGGTTTTTGGGATTGATGTTGGTGTGGTATTTGTGTTAATTATTGTAATGAATTGTGAGTTTGGGTTTATTATTGTGTTTGCGCAAAAAATGCCTGGTTTGATTTCTTGTGCGATCACAAGGGCATCATCGTTTAGGTTGAGTGACGGGAAGTGTTTTATAATTTGGCATCTAGGGGGAATAATGTAATTGTTTTCCCAGCTATCTTGAATCGGAATTTCAATTTTGGTGTTTTCATAGTTGAAGGTCATTAGCCATGTTTTGAGGCATAGGTTACATTCATATTTGGTGAGGAAATCTCTGCCTAAAATGCCATCTGCAATTATAGGAAACTTGTTGTTGACGATTTGAAATTGGTGTGGAATttggatatcgtcaaaaatgatatttgtatttgtgcTCGCTATGGATTCGGTCTTTCCCTCCGTAACTCCATTAATAATGCATCTATTTCCGGGGTGTATTAATTGTTTTCcgttaattttttcttcttttactaTTGAGATGTCAGCGCCTGTATCAATTATTAATATACATGGTTTGCTTGACATTTGTAAGTATAGTGTAACGAACATTGAACAATTCACAtcgcatttaaaaatatttaatgttGGTTTCCGTAATGTTTGTTTTCCTCCAATGTCAATGCCGGTTCGGACTGGAGGGCATCCGTCGGTTGTGACTCGTTTCCCGTTAGGCGGATGTATTGCTGAGGGCggttaaaatttgtattccgcctattgttgttgttgttatttcgcTGTGGGTTTATGTTTGAGAATTGGTCTCGAACTTGGTTTTGCTGGCCAAAACGGTTATAGTTATTACGCGGTTGGttttggaaattattttggttgaaattgttGCGGTTGAAATTGTTTTGGTTTCTACCGCGGTTATGGAAGTCGTTTGGCCTGCGCCTGTAATTATTATAATGTGTGTCAACGTTGTTGTTGAAACGGTTGGCGTTTCTGTTGGTTTGCGAGTATGCAAATACTGATGCGCTCGCATTATTTAAGTTTTCCTCCAACGCTTTAGTCATCGCGTCGGAGTATGAATTGAAATTCCCTGCTCTTATGATGAGcgaggttttttcgttttttaacccTCCGGCTAAATGTTTGACGCCTTCTTTGTTTGCCATAGATTTGGCAACTTGGGGCGGAATTTCTTTAGCGGTGTACGCTGTTTCCAAACTGAACACCAATTTTTCTAAATCCAGGCAAAATTGTTCGATTCCACCGTTTTGTTTCAAGTTAGCCATTTTAGCTAGAACTTGTTCCGGTGGGCTGGTCGTTATTTTAgcttttaaaattttgcttatctCGCTCACCGATGTCGGTGTTTCAGTGAAGGCATTTCTCGCCCGTCCCTCTAGTTTGGTTAGTATGACGTTAATTATGGTTGCTTTGTTTTCCggtgtttcaaatgttttcaccaAGTTTAAAGCGTCAGCGAAGGCTTTCAGTTTGTCTATGTTTCCGTCGAATTGCGGAACTATAGACGATGTAGTCTTGATTATTTCGAGTATGCTAGccattttcggttttctttgtAACCTGAGGCAAAATAGGACGGCTAGCGCAATTTCCTTGAGTGTTCTTGGTCTACCCTTTTCGATTGACGCCTTAATTGCGTTCAAAAGTTGGTCCgccttttcggttatttttatgatttctgagCCGTGGGTTGTGTCTAGTAACGTAGACGACAATTTTTTAATCTGTTTCACGAGCGCTTCCGCTTCCGTGAGGCGTTTGGCTAAAGTACTTTTCCTTAGTTTTCTGACCAGTTCCTGTTGTATAGTCAGGTGtatatgttttagtttttgtatattCAATTGGATGAGCTTTGTTACTTCGTCCATTCAAGGAGACAAGGAAAAATGGTTATCGGTAAAGAATTTATTATGCTGAGGCTGCGTTCGAACgcatgttttaaaattttcgaattcttTTAGACGGTGTCGACTACGGCTGCGTGAGCTTTTGCCGCTTGCATAGCATGTGCATTCATGCATGCCTTATatgctttgtatattttcgaaatTAGTAGTATGGATATGAGGGCAAGTGTGACGCAGATAATCGCTCCTTGAGCTTCGTGCATTACACTGTGGTTCTCTAggtgatttaaaatttggatTTGAGCGTCGCCCGTGTTACTAACGGGTTTGGTATTAAATAACCCCATTTTCAACGGTACATATGTAAAACCAATTTTGTGGGTATtgtaattgcttttttttttttttttctaattcctaCTACCTATTCCTACTGCCGCGTGGGTAttacgataaaaaatattttgtgcctCGACTATAAATTTATTACATGATATCCGTATATAAAAGGATTAGACTAACTCGAGTCTGACTTACGCCACGTTTTCTCCGCAAGTGTCCTCTTCTCGGGGGTGGGGGGGGGCGTGGGTGCCTCTGCGTCCGTCAGATCTCAGGGGTGTCCAGTTGGATCCAAAtcgatgttcatttttttttttttttttgaaatactgcttGACTTGCGAATGTTATTTATCCAGGTGGCTACTGTCAGCTTCACGATTTCACTTGTGTCTGCGATTCTAATTTTTCGTAAACGGCTTCAATAGTTTCCGCTGGGGTCCAATTTCTTCCCCGCTTTGCCGATTTTCACTTTCACCATCTTTTCGCTGAATGTTTCGTTACTCAATTTATTCACACTTGCACTGCGTCCGGTTGGTTTAAAAGTTCATTTAGCGAATTTTTCTTAGcttaaatgattcatattcacacCGTACCCGGTTGGTTGGGACCTaacacacacaacacaacagtaggcttcttcttcttcttgtttttaaaaggctttaaactttgcagttcaccaTTGCCTCTGCTCAGTAGGCTCTAAACTCTGCGTTTAAATTCACTTTAATACGCGATAACAGCATCGGATCTGTCGGTTCACTCGTGACTCGGTGTCACTGGTCGCCATGTAAACGAGAAGAAGGATCTTACGccattcagtggcgtcgactttcggatttggtaaattaataaacacaaacgctattcgtacaagcgtcgcctctatactgtatactgtcaactgacatctgtattcaaagaaaagactctcggggcttaaatactagtttacaaaaataggcttaaactctacacagaatatttacaaattatgctgggcggagcatcgcaccagcagttagagtgggctgtgatggccttggtcagacgcgttcttcggagagagagagaaagcacttctttgtgggtcaaagtaaataggaaaagaaagtgctgaaacatgtgtgccggatgcgcgccacatgtttggttaaatttctgctgctagctaaactcgcagcggggcggaaggaagacaaactcgccgctgcccttggtgcgcgtcgagttatacaatcataaatagtaaacgaacccttgggccagattgctggctcgggtatcgtatcacattttatgtttatatcgcccagcgccctcggggtggtttattgccttagaggcctcgaatattgatgagttgggtttaagcgtgatcatattacataagttatttaggttcgcgtgccagtcgcaaaactgccttcaactaggattgcatttgcgctaatattgatcataaatgATTCATTGCtaatgttttcgaggttgttattaacaaaaagagtttatttcgcttgtttagtcacctagaaagtaaatgtcgttctggaattttgtatgtgattaggattcgcttgccagtagcaaaacttcctccactaagggtgacagcagtgcttctctcgagcatgagaaagtaatgaaaCTTTTAACAACAACGCaatagttgtttctaaaatttcacagcattatagaataatatccgaaggtataaatgagcgacttatataaaataacagcgttgttctacatcaacaatgcggtcgtatcttggacacaaccttctataatttttttttgacgtaggactacgtttttcatttctatactggggtgtaagttcaaagtttcgaaaatgaaagcgttacgccgaagaacgGGAttctgagcgttaatagctcctaaacaagcGAAAAGAAGAGTGATATCATAATGGAAAGAAGAAGAGTGATATCATAATggaaaggcgaccaagaaagaaAGACCAAgtatttgttttgtgatttttcaatcaagtgcaattaagaggaaagcttctgaagattattcttccgcatcagtagaatatttgcGTATTCAATGTTCGATGCATaaaatgaaaaacggaaaacttttcgcatcgcgattattgctcagtcgcaaATATGCAACAATTTTGCCCTACTTCAGCCAAATGAAATTGTTCATGAATATTAATACGAAAACGTATGTTAGGGATGTGGAAAATTGTCTTCAGAAACTTTATCTCTTTTGGAAACCGGACATCTCGAGCGGTTCGGGATGGGATGTTGTTCGCACTTGGACgaggaagaagagtaagaaacCAGTTGTCATGTATTGTACTAGACCACACTTTCTCTCGATTCCTAACCAACAAAAAGCATGTTTAAGTGATGAGATGCATTCATGCTTCGTggggacaccgactggacaacatagttgctggacgagctggacggtgagggatcgagtgcctttctcaaggcaatgagggtggaggtgtagtgctggaAAAGTAAAGTTCTTCaaggctagagatgaatgaactgaaaaagtttaaagtctctataattcattgCCTGACCTGACCAGACCAAAATGCTTTCAGtatgtttcgaactgtgagggagcgcaggagggcagaaaaaagacgggtgggtaatgtcggggacataaccggactatacaaaggggacagcttttgttaaatatatattttaaatatattgttttattttcttctccttcgtgaatacctacttatctacctgaaaaatggattagtttactgtttactctttatgaatatgttgatggttctgaaaaaaaacctttggtgttgtgtttttgttatcactcgatattctcatcttgttcggttaaaccttcctgtttagctattgcgtttgccactcgccacagctttcacagttggaaaatttcttcccatccagcttgtgacatgttgttcagtaaattacatttaatgcgacgtgccggagaaacactttgccactcactgaaactaattgttgccttgatgagcgccgaaccgaagctgctttgttcttgatgcgggttttctgattgtcgtgagcagctttgcaagccaactcgagcactccgacggccgaaactctataatcgctgttaggtatactggtactccggcaccaatccgttcggcctagttacccttgcggagcaatcagtgaatgcgaccaacagggaactggagaccagcACGGTTCgtgtgagactttgcctttcccttaacttgtcctcctttgttacgtccacgatgccgacgCCGATACCAcatgggtttacggtttgaaagaaaataagatatttttttggggtccgcgtgttttatactctagcggtacacactcacaggatagagacaaatcggcagactcagccagaggggcgagtccaacgagacgaacgaataagcgttaaaagggaacgatggaaaaaaaaatacattcattacgatttgttcgctcgttggattcacatgcaggctaaaaagggtccttttcaggatcacaaaattatcttcaatctaaagagtttattgttttgttatcactcgatatccccatcttgttcggctaaaccttcctgtttagcgatttgttgccactcgccacagctttcacagttggaaaaattcttcccatccagcttgtgacatattttacaataaattacattcaatggcacgtcgcattaccaccactcagtatcggattggaggtaaatttaacctgtaattgaacatttgcgatgacagtggtacagtgtcgactttcaatgtggggtcataatttggatctctatgtttacaaaaatgtccaactaaataagtcgcattacatgtccgtccaattagctaaatgtcgaactaattgtaaattactgtactttcaatctggaaacaatttaagaattggtgaaaattgaacaatCAGGAacgtccccaactatcaataagctcagaacaactgccaaattcacatactcatcaaatcctagcaaacaaattataaaaaaatcaatttgtgttttattattattttggataatgttttagaaagcattgaactgtatttcataaactcttttttggaaggtttaatggccctgaaaagcgccttgttttatggaatggttccaatttagaaaacttagtactcgtggttttgaaaaaaaccatttcgaacgc from Toxorhynchites rutilus septentrionalis strain SRP chromosome 3, ASM2978413v1, whole genome shotgun sequence encodes:
- the LOC129772983 gene encoding probable cyclin-dependent serine/threonine-protein kinase DDB_G0292550 encodes the protein MASILEIIKTTSSIVPQFDGNIDKLKAFADALNLVKTFETPENKATIINVILTKLEGRARNAFTETPTSVSEISKILKAKITTSPPEQVLAKMANLKQNGGIEQFCLDLEKLVFSLETAYTAKEIPPQVAKSMANKEGVKHLAGGLKNEKTSLIIRAGNFNSYSDAMTKALEENLNNASASVFAYSQTNRNANRFNNNVDTHYNNYRRRPNDFHNRGRNQNNFNRNNFNQNNFQNQPRNNYNRFGQQNQVRDQFSNINPQRNNNNNNRRNTNFNRPQQYIRLTGNESQPTDALQSEPALTLEENKHYGNQH